Proteins co-encoded in one alpha proteobacterium HIMB5 genomic window:
- a CDS encoding ParB-like protein (PFAM: ParB-like nuclease domain~TIGRFAM: ParB-like partition proteins), with the protein MNKLKKGLGRGLSSLIGETKSTNKNNTVEVSKIVKNRFQPRKIFDENKLNELTNSIKERGVLQPIIVRKHNKDNDKYEIIAGERRFLAAKKAGLEEVPVVITNVDDLKSLEFAIIENVQRDDLNPLEEAQSYQRLIDEFSYDHEKVSKFIGKSRSYITNSLRILTLPKEVLNLIETRKITAGHAKILVGLDNAEFVANKIHDKKLSVRQAENLVKIFKTKKKSLKSRDVNVQTLENSLIDKIGLKVIISNSRNNKGSIKIEYKDLDQLNRLIDVIKSNY; encoded by the coding sequence ATGAATAAATTAAAAAAAGGATTGGGTAGGGGACTATCGTCTTTAATTGGCGAAACTAAATCAACGAATAAAAATAATACAGTTGAAGTTAGCAAGATCGTTAAAAACAGATTTCAACCAAGAAAAATTTTTGATGAAAATAAATTAAATGAATTAACGAATTCCATTAAAGAAAGAGGTGTTCTTCAGCCTATAATTGTTAGAAAACACAATAAAGATAATGATAAATACGAAATTATAGCTGGAGAAAGGCGTTTTTTAGCAGCGAAAAAAGCAGGGCTAGAGGAAGTCCCAGTAGTAATTACAAATGTTGATGATTTAAAGTCCTTAGAATTTGCAATAATTGAAAATGTACAAAGAGACGATCTTAATCCCCTTGAAGAAGCCCAAAGTTATCAACGTTTAATAGATGAATTTTCATATGATCATGAAAAAGTTTCAAAGTTTATTGGTAAGAGCAGAAGTTATATTACTAACAGTTTAAGAATATTAACTTTACCCAAAGAGGTTTTAAATTTAATTGAAACAAGAAAGATTACTGCTGGGCACGCAAAAATTTTAGTAGGACTAGATAACGCCGAATTTGTGGCAAATAAAATACATGATAAAAAGTTATCTGTTCGACAGGCAGAAAATCTAGTTAAAATTTTTAAAACTAAGAAGAAATCTTTAAAATCAAGAGATGTAAATGTACAGACATTAGAAAATTCATTAATAGATAAAATAGGCTTAAAAGTAATAATTTCTAATAGCAGAAATAACAAAGGTTCAATTAAAATAGAGTATAAAGATCTAGATCAATTAAACAGATTAATTGATGTTATTAAATCTAATTATTAA
- a CDS encoding ATP-binding protein, CobQ/MinD/ParA family (PFAM: CobQ/CobB/MinD/ParA nucleotide binding domain) produces MKIISIINQKGGVGKTTTVINLAAGLSQLNKKVLVIDLDPQGNATTGLGLSNTEDSDLTIYGVLNGSKSILDCIKKTEFSNLDLITSNVDLSGLEVETAGDEKRAFILKEKLADFSQENKQNYDYILIDCPPSLSLLTVMALVSSVTLLVPLQTEFFALEGLTQLMKTIERVKSNLNPKLGIQGILLTMYDKRNKLSSEVEKEAREYFKDKVYNTVIPRNVRLSEAPSHGVPVLIYDKTCPGSKSYFSFTDEFLNKEFQIESVA; encoded by the coding sequence ATGAAAATAATTTCGATAATTAATCAAAAAGGTGGTGTTGGAAAAACAACAACAGTAATTAATTTAGCCGCAGGTCTTTCACAACTAAACAAAAAAGTTTTAGTTATTGACTTAGATCCCCAAGGAAATGCTACCACAGGATTAGGCCTTTCTAATACTGAGGACTCTGATTTAACCATTTATGGAGTGTTAAATGGATCAAAATCAATATTAGATTGCATAAAAAAAACTGAATTCTCTAATTTAGATTTAATTACTTCGAATGTTGATTTGTCTGGCTTAGAGGTGGAAACAGCTGGAGATGAAAAAAGAGCATTTATTTTGAAAGAAAAACTAGCTGATTTTTCTCAAGAAAATAAACAAAATTATGATTATATATTGATTGATTGTCCCCCTTCTTTAAGCCTGTTGACAGTAATGGCGCTGGTTTCCTCTGTAACTTTATTAGTTCCACTTCAAACAGAATTTTTTGCATTAGAAGGATTAACACAATTAATGAAAACTATAGAAAGGGTAAAATCTAATTTAAATCCAAAATTAGGAATACAAGGTATTTTACTAACTATGTATGATAAACGAAATAAACTATCTTCAGAAGTGGAGAAAGAAGCAAGAGAGTATTTTAAAGATAAAGTTTATAACACTGTAATACCTAGAAATGTAAGATTATCAGAAGCTCCATCACATGGAGTACCAGTTTTAATTTATGATAAAACTTGTCCAGGAAGTAAATCTTATTTTAGTTTTACAGACGAATTTTTAAATAAAGAATTTCAGATTGAAAGTGTTGCTTAA
- a CDS encoding rRNA small subunit methyltransferase G (PFAM: rRNA small subunit methyltransferase G~TIGRFAM: 16S rRNA (guanine(527)-N(7))-methyltransferase GidB), whose amino-acid sequence MDDSVIERNIKRFFPNVSRETCIDLEKYIDLIIQENKVVNLISRANINREYIVKRHIIDSMQITDFIDFNQKKIIDLGSGSGLPGILLSILSKNNGSRIKTVMYEKSFHKANFLKQVSSNLNLNTEVIKENIFDNTDNDKVIITSRAFKPLPVVLELLYTNFKNFKNLIIFMGKTGNEILSETLKKWRLDYETKKSITSNDSFILNIKDIKKI is encoded by the coding sequence ATGGACGATTCAGTAATTGAAAGAAACATAAAAAGATTTTTTCCAAATGTTTCACGTGAAACTTGTATAGATCTAGAAAAATATATTGATCTTATTATACAAGAGAATAAAGTTGTCAATTTGATAAGCAGAGCAAATATAAATAGAGAATACATAGTTAAAAGACATATAATTGATTCAATGCAAATTACTGATTTTATTGATTTTAATCAAAAAAAAATAATAGACCTAGGATCAGGATCAGGATTACCAGGAATTTTACTTTCAATTCTTTCAAAAAATAATGGGAGTAGAATTAAAACAGTTATGTACGAAAAAAGTTTTCATAAGGCCAATTTCTTAAAACAGGTATCTTCTAATCTAAATTTAAACACAGAAGTAATCAAAGAAAATATTTTTGATAATACTGACAATGATAAAGTGATTATCACTTCAAGAGCATTCAAACCTTTACCAGTTGTTTTAGAATTACTTTACACAAATTTTAAAAACTTTAAAAATCTAATCATCTTTATGGGCAAGACTGGAAATGAAATTTTGTCTGAAACACTGAAAAAATGGAGATTAGATTATGAGACAAAAAAAAGTATTACAAGCAACGATTCATTTATTTTGAATATTAAAGATATAAAGAAAATATGA